From Bactrocera oleae isolate idBacOlea1 chromosome 4, idBacOlea1, whole genome shotgun sequence:
ACAAACGCTGTGATAGCAGAAGCCAATGGGAAGGAAAATAAAATCAGCTGTTAATTGCATAGAGATGTAAGACATTGCATTATCAATGTCATTTTAGTTGCAATCGACGTTAATCGTTAATTAGTGATCGTTTTAGTTGTCGCAAttgaatttaacaataaataatttcagcTCAAAGGCGATTATCATGAATGGCAGTTcaaaataacatacaaataatCAACCTCTGGAATTTTAAACAGAATTCTATTAGgttatattaagaaaaaaaaaaacaattattctgTGTACAGACATCCTTATATAAGTTTTTTCTTTCGTTCTAGCACAAACACTATGGCAATTACATTATATGATCTTTAAATTGGTGGTCCTTCAATCTATGCCTGGACATTTTGATATTGCACTGACTTATTTCCATTGAAAAAGCATTTATAGTACCTAAAAAAAACCTTACAAAAGTTTACTCAAGTTCTTTGAGCTATagaatttaattgtatttaaaaaaaaaaagttttgctttATATATTGCCGTCAAAATGCCAGCAGGCAGGGTAGCCGGGAAAGCTGGCTATTCCAATCATTATTATAACGGtaagtgatatacatatatactatatacatacatatatattatgtgtcaattccataaatattttcttactaaaagtttcatttaatttgaatttccttCAAGGGCGTTCGTACGTGGGCATCAACGAGGAGATAATGTGGGTTAGCATAGGAATGGGGGTAACAATTGCAATTCTCATAACCATTGCGTTGTGTTATATTGCACgtgaaaaatgtcaaaaacgCCAACGTGAATATTATGTGACCGCGTAGTTCCTTTCGCAATCATCCATTTCATATATACCGTTATACCGTTTACATTTCCTGATTCCGATCATCCGATTCACCTAATCATATTCACTCATTAAAAGTCAACGATTCCCGCGGAAGCCAAAATGCAATGGGTAGAAGTTGCAGTATGGTGCAAAGAGAAAATATTACGACGagtgaaaaataaaagcaacgcacaagaaaacaacaaacttccgtaaaataaaaaaggtatATAAAAGCATATTAGATTGTTCACGTACTTACTTACATATTCATGttggtatttacatatgtgtgtgttgtacatatacgagtacatacgtACTAGTTAAAgccatatgcacatatgtatgtacatgtatttgtCACAGATGTATTATAATGTTGTGTATTAGAATAAAAACCAAATGTATTATTGAAGTAAATTAGGACCTTTATTATACACAATTTAATACCCAGAATCCTCTAATAAGCCTTTTTATTGATATAACCTTGCGTATGAAAATCGAGGTACATCTTTGctcaatataaattattaattatattgaaatagtttatcaataaataaaagagAACAGCAAAAAGTAATCACgcacttttattgttgttgaattttgcaaacgaaaacgactatatagtatattatcgaaatattatatttggattgttaaacataaacaaatttatatttgtacttCAAAAACTGCTATAGCATTGCTGACCGTGTTATGTGATGCtaattttatgtatgtttgtaagttgtattcatgtatgtatttattgaaaattgtttacttttaaatatatttacatatgtatatataataaataaattaatataaaagtgTACGCTTTATTTAATAGTTTAACATGTATAAATAAGTGGGTATATAAGCAATTATATGCTtttaagtgaaagaatcaaactTTATTTCAAgccaaagcaagaaaaaactttaacttcggctgcaccaaaactattataatcctTGCAGGCGCATTTctacagctacatgctatagtgttccgatctgaaaaaagctttcaaaaattgtaaCGTTGCCTTGGAgaataatctatgctaaattatttgaagataatttgtcaaataaaaaagtgttccatacaagtactttatttttatcaaacagTTTGTATTCgttatcgacggttccgacaaatcagcagTATCttgaacgatatctcaaaaactgagaatatatatatacagacagacgaacatatgTAGCTAAATCGAATAAGCTCGTTACGCTTACTATTTCTATATACACTTTGTAGGGTCTCTAACTTTTCCgtctgttaagggtataaaaactcAAAGAATATAAAGCAAAAGTCAGATCGGTAAAATTATTCGATTTTTGATGTAAAAGAAGATTTCTTAAAACAATGCACATATTTTAGTATACAATGTGTAAATATTATCTAtttcttatatcttatatcttatactTCGCCAATGCCGGCTTAAAGGCTTCCTTCAGTTCTTTCAAACCTTTGGTGTTTGCTTTCTCATAATATGGCAACTGCTTCAATTTCACCAACCACGCTGACAATTTTGGCCACTTTTCCGCCACCACAGGCACAACTAAATCCATAACAGTAACCGTTGATAGGAGACTGAGATCAGCTATGGTTAAATGATCAGCagccatatatttattttggttgaGATAAGTCTCCAGCACAGTATATACATCGCAAACGGCTTTAATTGCTTCATCAGCCGCCGCTTGTGGCAGTTCACATAAAAATAATGGACGCAAACGTTGTTTCATTACTTCTTGAAAGACAACACCTGTCTCATAGTGCAAACGTTGGTCGACAATGGCGCGTTGATATAGATCCTTTGGATAGAGCGAATCGTCTTTGCCATATTTGCTAGCTAAGAAGGCAATGATGGCGTGAGAATCAGATATATATTTGCCATCAATTTCAAGTAATGGAATTGTATGCGCtggattttttttcaagtactCCTCAGAATATTGTTCACCCTTACGTGTATCCACCGTTATTTGTTCGAATTTCAAATTCAAAGCGTTCAGTGTCAGTAAAACGGCGCGTACCGGTGGACTCCTTTCGAAGCCGTAGAGGGCGATTTTTTCACTCATTTCAAATATATgtctatgtatataattttgaactaaaatcACATCTGGCCACCACCTGTGCTAAATTTCGACTGAAAGCTTTGTCATAAATTTGTCCTATTTGTAGAgaaattcatatgtatgtaaagtgtGTGTATTGCTGAAAGCAAATTATTCGCTTTTTTTTCGCCAATTTGATGAGAGTTTtgatattattgtatatgttaTATGCGTCTTATCTATGTGCATTAAATACAAACACTCAGAATGATAAGAAGTTTGCAAGCAAACAATTCAGTAATCAAACTAaagcaatttattaaattgtttaaagttttatataaaGTGAGTTGGTTATGAAAGCGAGTAGTTCGtggaattatatatgtattatttaataacacaaaacaaACGATTTAACATACGGAGAAGCTCCAACACACAACcatattttacaaacatttgacgtatttattattataactttacCTTCACTTAAggtaccaaaataaatgtaaaaaaaaacaagtaaagacgttaacttcggctacaccaaagctagaatacccttcacaggtgcacttTTTATAGCATACGATTGTATAAAaacatctttatcttgattttgatcgatcagtttatatgacagctatatgctatagcggtctgatctgaacaatatgttcggagattatagtattgccttggacaataatctatgtaaAAATTCGTGACGacatcttgttaaataaaaaaagttttccatgcaagaaattaatttggccagtttgtatggcagctataagccatagtgatccgatatcagcgattccgacaaatcagcagcttcaaaaactaagggacaagttcacgtatatacatatagatagacggacatggctttaTGGACTCATCTTACGCTCGTACGTCGGTTTTCCGACGTTTCGTTcttagtgttacaaacttcgtgttacaaacttcgtatatcctgtttagggtataaaaaataccaCGAgccaataattttaatataacaaagccttttatatttccttcACAAAAATAATTAACCTTAGTTAAAATACTAATATGAGCTTAACATACAAccctttatttcaatattacatCTAAGTAAATAAAAAGGATATTTATTCAGGACACAATGGCAGTGAGACGTGTCTTAAGTATGTCCATATACCTTTTGCATCCCCAACCGTTTGCTTCCTCGTAGTATGGCAATTTCTTCAAGCGCTCCATCCATGCGCTCACTTTGGGATATTTTGTAGCATCCAATTCGATCACACCTCCCAGCGACGTTGCCGTGGCAACACAGCAAAGATCGGCTATGGTCAAACAATCGCCTACTAAATAGGCACCGCTTGTCAGGAACTTCTCAAGCAAAGTATAACCTTCAATGATTCCCTGTGTCTTTTCACGCGGTACGATGGATACATTGCTCTTGAACATCGGTCGAGTGATACAGCGTAATGACATGAAGAGTATGCTCGCATCGAAATAGAGTCGCTGATGGACGCGTGCGCGCAAGACTAAATCTCGCGGATATAGCGAATCATCCTTAGCATACTTGTCGACAAGATAGCCACAGATGGCGTGCGAGTCCCACAACCAGACGCCATTATCATGCAATGTGGGCACAGTGTGTTGTGGATTGTGCTTGATGAAGTCATCGGCTAATTGTTCACCCACCAAAATATCTACATGTTTGTATTCAAATTGCAGTTTTAGTGCTTTCAGCGTTAACAAACACGCGCGGACCGGTGGACTGATGTCGTGGCCATATAGAATAATACCTGACATTTTTCACCGGTTTTCTTAATTGAAGCAATTtaattttcgtttgtttttgatttctttttattgaATGTCAGTTAACTAACGGATCTTTTACCATAGAATAGAGGaatgacaaaaatataaatagagaCATCCACTCACATGATTTCCACATTGATTGTGGTGGAATTATGATAAATGTACAGTGTGTACCAATAATTGctatatattcaaaaagaaaaatgcaaaaagttattatttttcgaaatttttgaacttcACTTGCTTATTGGAAACGTATATAGCGTCTATACACGAGTATGTGTCTTTTAAACAGTATTGCACTAAAAATTACTTACTTCTTCCGACTATTCTTACTATTGAATTGTACAATAGATTTGAACCACGACTACACGGCTCTGAAGCACAGCTCTCATTTCAAGCAATAGTTTTCGTTGTCTTCAAATGGAATATGAAATTTCTCCCTTCTCTCAGTCCCATGCTCATAGAACATACTCTCTATAGATATTTTCCGACAGCAAAAACTCTATTTTAACGGTTCTTGACCTATAGGAAGTGTCTCAAACTGaggcaatattttaaaaactttgtatCGAAGAATTTTGATCTCTATTTCTTCGGTGCTTCTCGCCTCAAAAGCTGTATCGAGAATAAGTATCTTCTTATCcataaatatacaagtagaCAAGTTAAGTTTCAAAAGGgcgtttaaagtttaaaatttgtttgggtattaaaatttaaacagaaAGAAGAAATCTTCTTCTAAGCGACTTTGTTCGCAATAAAGTTTTACGTGCCTGTTGAGAGACGactgaagaaaaaaaagtttacattctTAGAATCTGCGTAGCCACTTGGAATGACGAATCgtcgataaaataaaaaagtaaatttggaAGTCTTGTGGAGTGGAGTCTATTCATAAAAATCTTCCAATTTTTGCTGTAGCGTGCGATGCTGGATTACGGTAAAGGAAAGATAGAATACCAGTACATACTTAATAGTGGCAATTTTGGGTTTTACTGTTACATTGTCTGTTTAGTTTTATACCCCCAGTATTATGTAATTCATAAATATTAGGGGAATCAAAACTCTGAAAGCCTAATGATTACAGAAAAAAGAGAACCCAGCAGTTTCAAGGTGCATActtgtgacagcctaaaaaaggCGATTTTTAGGAATTCAAAAAACAACTACTGTACtgtacaattattttaaaattttagggaatatttatacatattttaagaataattaaataaattaataaaaaaaatttaaacaaaaaaaatcaaatatttttcgacgaCACTAAAAAAGGTATTCCACTGCTGCAGGGATTTCGGCCTTCACCGTAGACGAAACTAAAAAATTCTCACTAGCAGATATTGTGCGTAAAATAATCCacgatcaaaacaaaaaaattttatttgacaaaatagtggtgtttaaaaaaaattatgttttaccCAAAATGTTGGTCGATTTTAACCTGCCAAAATTGATTTTTGATCAGAGCAAAAACTGGTAGGAGTGCAAGTATTTATTAGTGATCGAAGCATTTGTCTCCTAGTAATCACATTGGTAAATTCGAAAAtactgtttcaaaaaaaaaagtgttaaagtTAAACtaaactgatggagctgattaATTGAGCGGCTCTACTTTAAAAggttgtaactcaaaaactgtttgagatattgaattaaaattttagaccGTTATTGTTAAAGGTTAAACCGAACGAAATATGAAAAcccgtttatttttttaatttcacactagaTGTGAGCTTTATATTGGATTCTTATAAAAAGCTTATTCACGCCGTGTGCATAGGTATAGTGAAATTACCGATCACTTTCCATAGCAGAAAAACCATACACTCACTAACGTTACGAAGCAAAGCTTTTAATAGCATCAAATATGCATCAAAGCATATTTTTACCTTTTCAAGACACATAACTGGATATacttatatgcaaataaataaataataaaggtTAACTGTTAATGCGTCCACAAAATGACGTCAAACTTAGAGCTTTTctctaattaaaattaattaaggaTTAAGTGACGCACACACAGGTGAACAGTCGTTGTAGTCACTGTTGTCTcctcaatttaaaaataaaataatttgaatgtaGTCGGATCTGTTGTCTGTtgtcttttatttattattattttttttaccctctttaaaataaattaacaaacaaTGTAGTTTTGAATGTGTGGCTAATAAAACAAGTTTCTGACGTCATTATTAAGCACGGGGAAACGTATCTTATCTGCATTATATGCCCCAAAGCTTTTATCGCAACGGAGAATCAAATGCTCTGGAAGAATTATTGGGAAGCATGTACAGATATAAATGAGTGTACGTGATCATTTAGTCAGTCAATGCCACAATAACGCTTTAGTGCAGTGGGTGTAAACAGCCAGCCAGCAGAGAAAGCAGACTTACGGGTATTTTGCCTTTGTTAAGACTTTaaagtgtttttaaaaataactgtttCGAAGCAATGTCGTCGAAATTGATCTTGTATGGCACCAAAAAGAGTGCACCCACACGAACCGTCTTGCTCACGCTTAAAGCGCTCGATTTAGACTTTGAATTTCGTGAGGTGAACATCTTTGCCAAAGAACAAATGCAGCCGGAATTTGTAGAAAAGAATCCTCAGCATACAGTACCCACGCTTGAGGATGATACAAACATACTGGTGGACTCTCATGCCATTGCCGGTTATCTGGTGCGCAAGTATGGCAAGGATGACACACTCTATCCAGCAGATTTTTACGCGCGCGCCGTGGTGGATCATCGTTTATACTACGAAGCAGTCACATTGTTTTCCACTTGTCTTAAGCAAATCACCGGTCCACTCTTTCATCAGAATGTCATCGATATACCAAAAGAGAAGTTcgagcaaataagaaatgccTACACTTTGCTAGAAACATTTCTCACCAAAAGCACCTACATGGCTGGTGAGAATTTGACCATCGCCGATTTCAGCATCGTTTCGACGGTGAGCCTCTTAAGTGCCACATTTGTAGCTATCGATAGTAACAAGTGGCCGAAGTTGGCGGAGTGGCTGAAGCGTTTGGAGGCGCTTCCTTACTATGCGGAAATCTCTGACGCCGCTTTAAAGGAATACGCGGAATTGGTGCACAGCAAACTGCCGAAGCAGTATGAAAAGCTGTGGAAGAAAGCATATGAAGAAATCAAAAGTAGTAGGCAGTGAGAGTGCGCGAGTCATTTGGATTTGTATGTAATTCTGGCGATTCGTCGACAAttcaaatttgttattatacattcatttgttgtttattgtttGTTGCAAAATGTAAAGTTGTATTTATAAGCCAATGTTTATACTcattgattaaaaataaattctgcACTTTGtcataagaaatatttaagttatattGATATTAATACCTACAACCTTCTTTCCActactgaaatatatttaaaaagtgaaGTTAGTGTATGTTTCCGCTAAAGATTGAGTAAAAGTTTGCACAAAGCTCCAAGCTCCAAGCATCTGAtggatatttataaaaaactttctcTTGTCAAAAACACAACTGTAAAGAGCGAGTGGCACAATAACctctattagaaaaaaatatgcgcTCTACGTGCCTTGATTTCTCCTCGCACTAGTACCAGCATATTACCGAAATCTATCAGAGGCGCAAGACAGTTCTTCGTGAAACTATCAAAACGCTTGGTTGGACGAAATCTGTAATGAATATTCTTAACAATAATGCGCTCGGAGATTGAACATTGGCAGCTGAGCAGGTACTTCCCTCGACTCAGATGATTCGACCAGTCAAAAACCCAGTTTAAAGCATAATTAAAGAGAAGAAAAACCTTACGGTTataccttcacaaataaaaaagttttccatacaacgacTTCATGCAtgttgtatggtagctatatgctataatggttcgatgtaaacaatttattcggagctTGTACCACTGCCCCAAGGcaaataatccgtgccaaatttcgtgaagatatcttatcaaataaaaaagttttctatacaaaaacttcattttgatcgttcagtttgcatggcagctatatgctatagtggtccgatatcggcggttccgacaaatgacgtGTGCAATattccagatcgatatctcaaaagctgagagactagttcgtgtatatacagacggacttgGCTAATCGTCACGATGatcaattatacatacatacatatatatgtgcctatgtatattttatagtcttcgacgtttctttctgggtgttacatatgtacttcgtgacaaacttaatttaGCATGTTcagtttataataaaacaacaataaattcgtTGCGGCAGCTGTTATTTCGCTTTATTTCGACTTTTCTTCTAAAAGTTCAATTCGgataatatattgttttgttttgcattaatTCTCTTCAGTATCAGTTGGACATTCATGTTTTCtgcaaatgtttttgtttacacTGGCCATGTTTTTGCGATATTTATCACAAAGTTTAACACTAATTTg
This genomic window contains:
- the LOC106620907 gene encoding uncharacterized protein, which codes for MPAGRVAGKAGYSNHYYNGRSYVGINEEIMWVSIGMGVTIAILITIALCYIAREKCQKRQREYYVTA
- the LOC106620904 gene encoding glutathione S-transferase 1, with product MSEKIALYGFERSPPVRAVLLTLNALNLKFEQITVDTRKGEQYSEEYLKKNPAHTIPLLEIDGKYISDSHAIIAFLASKYGKDDSLYPKDLYQRAIVDQRLHYETGVVFQEVMKQRLRPLFLCELPQAAADEAIKAVCDVYTVLETYLNQNKYMAADHLTIADLSLLSTVTVMDLVVPVVAEKWPKLSAWLVKLKQLPYYEKANTKGLKELKEAFKPALAKYKI
- the LOC106620900 gene encoding glutathione S-transferase 1; protein product: MSGIILYGHDISPPVRACLLTLKALKLQFEYKHVDILVGEQLADDFIKHNPQHTVPTLHDNGVWLWDSHAICGYLVDKYAKDDSLYPRDLVLRARVHQRLYFDASILFMSLRCITRPMFKSNVSIVPREKTQGIIEGYTLLEKFLTSGAYLVGDCLTIADLCCVATATSLGGVIELDATKYPKVSAWMERLKKLPYYEEANGWGCKRYMDILKTRLTAIVS
- the GstE10 gene encoding glutathione S-transferase 1 — translated: MSSKLILYGTKKSAPTRTVLLTLKALDLDFEFREVNIFAKEQMQPEFVEKNPQHTVPTLEDDTNILVDSHAIAGYLVRKYGKDDTLYPADFYARAVVDHRLYYEAVTLFSTCLKQITGPLFHQNVIDIPKEKFEQIRNAYTLLETFLTKSTYMAGENLTIADFSIVSTVSLLSATFVAIDSNKWPKLAEWLKRLEALPYYAEISDAALKEYAELVHSKLPKQYEKLWKKAYEEIKSSRQ